The following are encoded in a window of Thermoanaerobacter ethanolicus JW 200 genomic DNA:
- a CDS encoding ExeA family protein, with translation MFTQYFGMKFNPFSKEISVNDLYISEDIAELNARLKYLQETRGIGLVVGEAGSGKSTALRKYAESLNRSTFKPCYFALSTLTVREFYQALAMILGETPSYKKVTLFHQIQRAITELYYSQKITPVIILDEIQLVSNDVLEDLRIIFNFNMDSQNPYILILSGQPHIRNKLALNVNSALRQRISIKYVMQGLKKEEIQDYIKTRMKIAGMMDDIFTPSAYEAIYSLTKGLPRIINNLVTASLLYAYSKRLREIDEEVIYQAQNEISL, from the coding sequence ATGTTTACCCAATATTTTGGAATGAAATTTAATCCATTTTCTAAAGAGATAAGTGTAAACGACCTTTACATAAGTGAAGACATTGCTGAATTAAATGCCAGGCTAAAATATTTACAAGAAACAAGGGGTATAGGACTTGTCGTTGGGGAGGCCGGTTCAGGCAAATCTACCGCATTAAGAAAATATGCTGAAAGCCTCAATCGTTCTACATTTAAACCATGTTACTTTGCCCTTTCTACACTCACAGTGAGAGAATTCTATCAAGCATTGGCTATGATTTTAGGCGAAACACCCTCATACAAAAAAGTAACGCTCTTTCACCAGATACAAAGAGCGATAACAGAACTTTACTATAGCCAGAAGATAACTCCTGTCATAATATTAGATGAAATACAACTGGTTTCTAATGATGTTCTTGAAGATTTGAGAATAATATTTAACTTTAATATGGATTCTCAAAACCCCTATATATTGATACTTTCAGGACAACCACACATAAGAAACAAACTAGCCTTGAATGTAAACAGTGCACTAAGGCAAAGAATTTCTATAAAGTATGTAATGCAAGGGCTAAAAAAAGAAGAAATTCAAGATTATATAAAAACAAGAATGAAAATAGCCGGAATGATGGATGACATATTTACACCATCAGCATATGAGGCAATATATTCTCTAACAAAAGGGCTCCCAAGGATAATAAATAACCTGGTAACAGCTTCTTTACTCTATGCGTATTCTAAGAGGCTAAGAGAAATAGATGAAGAAGTAATATACCAGGCACAAAATGAAATCAGTTTATGA
- a CDS encoding M42 family metallopeptidase, translated as MLLKELTELLGASGDEKEVREKIREIVKPYVDELYVDRIGNLIACKKGKKEKPKVMLAAHMDEVALMVKSVNEDGTLSFSPVGGVDNRILVAKAVKVGEKKINGVIGAKPIHLQKKGEQEKPLDFDELYIDIGAASKEEALKHVSPGDYVYFESNFELLGDGYVKAKALDDRIGCNVLIEILKNTYEYPVCAAFTVQEEVGLRGAGVAAYNVDPDFAIVVEGTVAADVVDSEPHLVSTELGKGPAISLMDRTTLYDRKIIDKIVKIAEKNKIPYQFRRIASGGNDAGKIHLTKGGIKTVAISVPCRYIHSFNSVANLNDFDNTVKLVDLVTKNIEEVLG; from the coding sequence ATGTTATTAAAGGAGTTAACTGAGCTTTTAGGTGCTTCTGGAGATGAAAAAGAGGTAAGAGAGAAAATAAGAGAAATAGTAAAACCTTATGTGGATGAGCTTTATGTAGACAGAATTGGAAATTTAATAGCCTGCAAAAAAGGGAAAAAGGAAAAGCCAAAGGTGATGCTGGCTGCTCACATGGATGAAGTTGCTTTAATGGTGAAGTCTGTAAATGAAGACGGGACATTGAGTTTTTCTCCTGTGGGCGGAGTTGACAACCGTATTCTGGTAGCCAAAGCAGTAAAGGTAGGGGAGAAGAAGATAAACGGGGTAATAGGTGCAAAACCTATACATCTTCAGAAAAAAGGAGAGCAGGAAAAACCTCTTGACTTTGATGAACTCTATATAGACATTGGAGCAGCATCTAAAGAAGAAGCTTTAAAGCACGTTTCACCCGGTGACTATGTCTACTTTGAATCAAATTTTGAACTTTTGGGGGATGGATACGTTAAGGCAAAGGCTTTAGACGATAGGATAGGTTGTAACGTGCTGATAGAAATTCTGAAGAATACATATGAGTATCCTGTTTGTGCAGCTTTTACAGTTCAAGAAGAAGTTGGTTTAAGAGGCGCAGGTGTAGCAGCTTACAATGTAGATCCTGATTTTGCAATAGTGGTAGAAGGCACTGTCGCTGCAGATGTTGTGGATTCAGAACCTCATTTGGTTTCTACAGAACTAGGGAAAGGACCAGCGATTTCACTTATGGATAGAACTACTTTGTATGATAGAAAGATTATCGATAAAATCGTCAAGATAGCAGAAAAGAATAAGATACCCTATCAGTTTAGAAGAATAGCTAGCGGTGGTAATGACGCAGGGAAAATTCACCTTACAAAGGGAGGAATAAAGACGGTAGCTATATCTGTACCTTGCAGGTATATTCATTCCTTCAATTCTGTAGCTAATCTGAATGACTTTGATAATACAGTTAAACTTGTAGACTTAGTGACTAAAAATATTGAGGAGGTATTAGGATGA
- a CDS encoding transposase produces the protein MYQLQLLLNIPELFTSQSKIDFYSSMFENLDLSSIPEFPSSNPGRKGYSHHALFRAFIVMKAERFGTISDLLDYLRNNLIIAHLCGFDISKPLPSYWTFRRFINDFSHDYLTSIFQNQVNILKNMGIISGEFISMDSTPIKANTKLNNPKSFSKNKFSKDNQPKSDKDCKLGVYSASNDSSNKRYKFYWGYKNHIIVDAISGLPIAETTTPADAPDFEAALSLLEKTNKWFNLKYVNFIADKGYDVKKLYNYVRNILHGHCFIPLNKRNSKNPPLTDDGYMVCEAGIKMLKDGKQYFDGFIKQKFVCKFCNSKDDSACPINHPKYFNGKKHRGCTKYAIISSDYRSSINRDSLYFKAVYKLRIESERYNSRFKALDFEKAYVRNINSVSNLNTFGHITLLTVAIVAIKLGKYDEFRSLVALMQSA, from the coding sequence ATGTACCAGCTTCAATTGCTTTTAAATATACCTGAACTCTTTACCTCTCAGTCTAAAATTGATTTCTATTCTTCTATGTTTGAAAATCTTGACCTGTCTTCAATACCTGAATTCCCTTCCTCTAATCCTGGCCGTAAGGGTTATTCTCATCATGCACTTTTTAGAGCTTTTATTGTCATGAAAGCTGAAAGATTCGGCACAATTTCTGACCTTTTAGATTATCTCCGCAATAATCTTATCATTGCTCATCTTTGTGGCTTCGACATTTCTAAACCTCTTCCTTCTTATTGGACTTTTCGCCGTTTTATTAATGACTTCTCTCATGATTATTTGACCTCTATTTTTCAAAATCAGGTCAATATCCTCAAAAATATGGGTATTATCTCCGGTGAGTTTATTTCCATGGATTCTACCCCTATTAAAGCTAACACTAAGTTAAATAACCCTAAGTCTTTTTCTAAAAATAAATTCTCTAAAGATAATCAGCCTAAGTCAGATAAGGATTGTAAATTAGGCGTTTATTCTGCTTCTAACGATTCTTCTAATAAACGCTATAAGTTTTATTGGGGCTATAAAAATCACATTATTGTTGATGCTATCTCTGGTTTACCCATCGCTGAAACTACTACCCCCGCTGATGCCCCTGATTTTGAAGCCGCTTTATCTTTGCTTGAGAAGACTAATAAGTGGTTTAACCTTAAGTATGTTAATTTTATTGCTGATAAAGGCTATGATGTTAAGAAACTTTATAATTATGTTAGAAATATTCTCCACGGTCATTGCTTTATTCCTCTTAACAAGCGTAATTCTAAAAATCCCCCTCTGACTGATGATGGTTATATGGTCTGTGAAGCGGGTATTAAAATGCTTAAAGATGGCAAGCAATATTTTGATGGTTTTATTAAGCAAAAATTTGTTTGCAAGTTCTGTAATTCTAAGGATGATTCTGCCTGCCCTATAAATCATCCTAAATATTTTAATGGCAAAAAGCATAGAGGCTGTACTAAGTATGCTATTATATCTTCTGATTATAGGTCCTCTATTAATAGAGACTCCCTATATTTTAAGGCCGTCTACAAATTGAGAATTGAATCAGAAAGATATAATTCCCGCTTTAAAGCTCTGGATTTTGAAAAGGCTTATGTTAGAAATATTAATTCTGTGAGCAACCTTAATACTTTTGGCCATATTACTTTGCTTACTGTCGCTATTGTAGCTATTAAATTGGGCAAATATGATGAGTTTAGATCTCTTGTTGCTTTGATGCAATCGGCCTAA
- a CDS encoding DUF6431 domain-containing protein produces the protein MQIIFHVDNIEEYLHKGKDYNFPDPPDRCPYPDCKCRVKLKKHGFYYRYYLDGPNCIKIAIRRYICPVCKRTLSYLPDFCLPHFQYSFNMIVKSLKETLTREKTLSSFISDLKRNFPTILFSRQHIYFYTKRIMNNLSFIIYGLRQINPYIKLSETDSQRERAREILDIISIVPLFSQRFYAHCQKSFLASLT, from the coding sequence ATGCAAATAATTTTCCATGTTGATAACATTGAAGAATATTTACATAAAGGTAAAGATTACAATTTTCCTGACCCACCAGATAGATGTCCTTATCCCGATTGCAAGTGTAGAGTAAAACTAAAAAAGCACGGGTTTTATTACCGTTACTATTTAGATGGACCTAACTGTATAAAAATAGCCATAAGAAGATATATATGTCCTGTGTGTAAAAGAACTCTTTCCTACCTTCCTGATTTCTGTCTTCCCCATTTTCAGTATTCTTTCAATATGATTGTAAAGTCTTTAAAAGAGACACTTACAAGAGAAAAAACTCTCAGTTCTTTCATAAGTGACTTAAAAAGAAACTTTCCCACCATACTATTTTCAAGACAGCATATATATTTTTACACCAAAAGGATAATGAATAATTTAAGTTTTATCATATACGGATTAAGGCAAATAAACCCTTACATAAAGTTATCTGAGACTGACTCACAAAGAGAGAGGGCCAGAGAGATTTTGGACATAATAAGCATTGTACCACTCTTCTCCCAACGGTTTTATGCTCATTGCCAAAAATCATTTCTGGCCTCTCTCACATAA
- a CDS encoding M42 family metallopeptidase: MSVNVELIKKLTQAFGHSGNEEKVFEIIKEEVKGFCDEITHDAMGNMICVKKGKGKKIMVAAHADEIGIMVTHIEEEGFLRFTTIGGVYVEHLVGRRVVFKNGTVGVIGVEHLEDKKDFKLEKLYIDIGAKDKKEAEELVRIGDSGAFVGEFVEAGDRLVSKAFDDRIGCYVAIEALKNVKTENELYFVFTVQEEVGLRGATTAAYSINPDFAIAVDVTATGDTPKAKKMAVALGKGAAIKVMDRSIIVSPSVRDMMIETAKENNIPYQLEILEFGGTDAGAIHLSRGGVPSGVISIPTRYVHSVSEMVDKNDVEASINLLIKILEK; this comes from the coding sequence ATGAGTGTAAATGTGGAACTTATAAAAAAGCTAACACAGGCTTTTGGACATTCGGGAAATGAGGAGAAGGTTTTTGAGATTATAAAAGAGGAAGTCAAAGGCTTTTGCGATGAAATTACTCATGACGCAATGGGCAACATGATATGTGTGAAAAAGGGAAAGGGCAAAAAGATAATGGTGGCTGCTCATGCTGATGAAATAGGCATTATGGTTACGCATATTGAAGAGGAAGGCTTCTTGAGGTTTACAACGATAGGTGGCGTTTATGTAGAGCATCTGGTGGGAAGAAGAGTTGTGTTTAAAAATGGTACAGTAGGAGTGATTGGAGTAGAACATTTGGAAGATAAAAAGGATTTTAAACTAGAAAAGCTTTATATAGACATAGGAGCAAAGGATAAAAAAGAAGCTGAAGAGCTTGTCAGAATAGGAGATAGTGGGGCTTTTGTAGGGGAGTTTGTAGAAGCTGGAGATAGGTTAGTCTCCAAAGCTTTTGATGACAGAATAGGTTGTTATGTAGCGATTGAAGCGCTAAAAAACGTGAAGACAGAAAATGAGCTGTATTTTGTCTTCACAGTGCAGGAAGAAGTAGGTTTGAGAGGAGCTACTACAGCCGCTTACAGTATTAATCCTGATTTTGCTATTGCTGTTGATGTTACAGCAACGGGAGATACTCCTAAAGCGAAGAAAATGGCGGTAGCTCTCGGTAAAGGCGCAGCAATAAAGGTGATGGATAGGTCAATAATTGTGAGCCCTTCTGTAAGAGATATGATGATTGAAACTGCGAAAGAGAACAATATTCCGTATCAGTTAGAGATTCTAGAATTTGGGGGTACTGACGCAGGGGCAATTCACCTTTCAAGAGGGGGAGTACCTTCAGGGGTGATTTCTATTCCCACAAGGTATGTCCACAGCGTTTCAGAAATGGTGGATAAAAATGATGTGGAGGCAAGTATTAACCTCCTGATAAAAATACTGGAAAAATAA